Proteins from a single region of Amycolatopsis sp. CA-230715:
- a CDS encoding helix-turn-helix transcriptional regulator: MNRTDRLYALVEELRAIAPRPRSARWLAGRFEVSVRTVERDISALQQSGVPIYAEAGRTGGYCLDKARTLPPVNLTPGEAVAMAVALGRLDGTPFRATAGSALRKLVAAMHGDDAAAARDLAGRIHLLDGEGAAPPVPRLVADAVSRRRVLRIGYADREGAVTRRDVEPLGYLGTETHWYLLAWCRTRDAVRGFRTDRIASIAVTAEVPEPRSLRREDLGIARDAVRQLEFSPTLNK, translated from the coding sequence GTGAACCGCACCGATCGTCTCTACGCGCTGGTCGAGGAGCTGCGCGCGATCGCGCCGCGCCCGCGCAGCGCGCGCTGGCTCGCCGGTCGTTTCGAGGTCAGCGTCCGCACGGTGGAGCGGGACATCAGCGCGTTGCAGCAGTCGGGAGTGCCGATCTACGCCGAGGCGGGCCGCACCGGCGGTTACTGCCTGGACAAGGCGCGCACGCTGCCGCCGGTGAACCTGACGCCGGGTGAGGCCGTCGCGATGGCGGTGGCGCTGGGCCGCCTCGACGGCACGCCGTTCCGGGCGACGGCGGGTTCGGCGCTGCGCAAGCTGGTCGCGGCGATGCACGGCGACGACGCCGCCGCGGCTCGGGACCTCGCCGGTCGCATCCATTTGCTCGACGGCGAAGGCGCCGCGCCGCCGGTGCCGCGGCTGGTGGCCGACGCGGTGTCCCGCCGCCGTGTCCTGCGCATCGGGTACGCCGATCGCGAGGGCGCGGTCACGCGACGCGATGTCGAGCCGCTCGGCTACCTCGGCACCGAAACCCACTGGTACCTCCTCGCCTGGTGCCGCACGCGCGATGCGGTGCGCGGGTTCCGCACGGACCGGATCGCCTCGATCGCGGTGACCGCCGAAGTGCCCGAGCCGCGTTCGCTGCGCCGCGAGGATCTCGGTATCGCGCGCGACGCGGTCCGCCAGCTCGAATTTTCTCCTACGCTGAACAAGTGA